The following proteins are encoded in a genomic region of Galbibacter sp. BG1:
- a CDS encoding TIGR00730 family Rossman fold protein: MRKEQHSKGWNEIKTNDSWAIFKIMSEFVSGYERLSRIGPCVSIFGSARTKPDHKYYKLAEEIATKIVEAGYGVITGGGPGIMEAGNKGAHLAGGTSVGLNIELPFEQHDNPYIDSDKNLDFDYFFVRKVMFVKYSQGFVVMPGGFGTLDELFEAITLIQTNKIAKFPIILVDSSFWGGLMDWVRNTLLEANNNVSPGDLELIKLVDTADEVIDVLDTFYNKYDLSPNF; encoded by the coding sequence ATGAGAAAAGAACAACACAGTAAAGGCTGGAACGAAATTAAAACCAACGATTCTTGGGCTATTTTTAAAATAATGAGTGAGTTTGTAAGCGGTTACGAGCGTTTAAGTAGAATTGGACCTTGCGTTTCTATTTTTGGCTCTGCAAGAACAAAACCAGACCACAAATACTATAAGTTGGCTGAAGAAATCGCAACGAAAATAGTGGAGGCTGGTTACGGGGTTATAACTGGTGGAGGCCCAGGAATTATGGAGGCTGGTAACAAAGGTGCTCATCTTGCGGGTGGTACTTCTGTGGGCTTAAATATAGAATTGCCTTTCGAACAACACGACAATCCATATATAGATAGCGACAAAAACCTGGACTTCGATTATTTCTTTGTAAGGAAGGTAATGTTTGTAAAGTACTCTCAAGGGTTTGTAGTCATGCCAGGTGGATTTGGTACATTAGACGAGCTTTTTGAAGCTATAACACTTATACAGACGAATAAAATCGCAAAATTCCCCATAATTTTGGTAGATAGTAGTTTTTGGGGCGGACTAATGGATTGGGTACGTAATACCTTGTTGGAAGCCAATAATAACGTAAGTCCGGGAGATTTGGAATTAATAAAACTAGTGGATACCGCAGACGAGGTTATAGATGTTCTCGATACCTTCTATAATAAATACGACTTGAGTCCGAATTTTTAA
- a CDS encoding response regulator, with protein sequence MKKYSIAIVDDHSLFAKSLISLVDSFDNYKVTFNASNGKNFIEELEKNALPDIVLMDINMPQMNGIETMEWLKENHPEQKVIALSMDDSEETIIKMLRLGAKGYLLKDIHPEIFQNALDDVIEKGFYYSDRITNKLLDTIDKKDNDPHEIKLKDREIEFLKLACTEMTYKEIAAEMFLSPKTIDGYRESLFDKLDVRSRIGLVLYGIKNKMIEM encoded by the coding sequence ATGAAAAAGTATTCCATAGCCATTGTAGACGACCATTCCCTATTTGCCAAGTCCCTAATTTCTTTAGTAGACTCTTTTGATAACTATAAAGTAACCTTCAATGCCTCGAACGGTAAAAACTTTATTGAGGAGTTGGAGAAAAATGCGCTACCAGATATTGTTCTGATGGATATTAACATGCCACAGATGAATGGTATTGAAACCATGGAATGGCTAAAAGAGAATCATCCAGAACAAAAGGTTATAGCATTATCTATGGACGATAGTGAAGAAACTATTATAAAAATGTTGCGGTTGGGAGCTAAAGGGTATCTTTTAAAAGATATCCACCCGGAAATTTTTCAGAATGCCCTGGATGACGTTATTGAAAAAGGATTTTACTATTCTGATAGGATTACCAATAAGCTTTTAGATACTATTGATAAAAAAGACAACGATCCCCATGAAATCAAATTAAAAGATCGGGAAATAGAGTTTTTAAAATTGGCGTGCACCGAAATGACGTATAAGGAAATAGCTGCAGAAATGTTTTTATCGCCAAAAACCATTGATGGCTACCGCGAAAGCCTCTTTGATAAATTGGACGTTCGCAGTAGAATAGGGTTGGTTTTATATGGAATAAAAAACAAAATGATCGAAATGTAA